A stretch of the Gammaproteobacteria bacterium genome encodes the following:
- a CDS encoding threonylcarbamoyl-AMP synthase yields MPSQFQIAKAVDTVQHGGVIAYATEAVYGLGCDPDNHHAIQRILEIKGRNARQGFILIASSFAQVQKYLELLSIEEENAIRDYWPGPTTLILSASETVSSLVTGGRDSIAIRITTHQDTRELCDALGHALISTSANRSGQPPIKHAWQLENQFGELVDYIYPSTLGDSDKPSAIIDARTGNRIR; encoded by the coding sequence ATGCCCTCCCAATTTCAGATAGCAAAAGCCGTCGACACTGTGCAACACGGCGGTGTCATTGCCTACGCCACCGAAGCCGTTTACGGACTTGGCTGTGACCCGGACAATCATCACGCCATACAACGAATCCTTGAAATCAAGGGGCGTAACGCCAGACAAGGATTTATCCTTATTGCTTCAAGTTTTGCACAAGTTCAAAAATATCTGGAGCTATTGTCCATAGAAGAAGAGAATGCAATACGCGATTACTGGCCCGGACCTACAACTTTAATTCTTTCTGCAAGCGAGACCGTTTCTTCACTGGTGACTGGCGGCAGGGACAGTATCGCAATTCGCATCACTACTCACCAAGACACCCGGGAATTATGTGACGCGCTGGGACATGCATTGATCTCAACCAGTGCCAATCGCAGTGGACAACCGCCCATCAAACATGCCTGGCAACTGGAAAACCAGTTTGGTGAGCTAGTGGATTACATCTATCCATCAACACTTGGCGACTCAGACAAGCCAAGCGCGATTATTGATGCGAGAACCGGAAATAGAATCCGTTGA